A window of the Fulvia fulva chromosome 11, complete sequence genome harbors these coding sequences:
- a CDS encoding Hit family protein 1, translated as MPRVVVTPEQRQRQAQIASMAANCIFCKIIKGDIPSMKLFESEKTLAFLDINPLAYLVIPKHHGAKLLDIPDEHLFELLPVAKKIANATGVENYNILQNNGRAAHQEVDHVHFHYIPKPSPEEGLQIGWPQQKPDMEMLKKLLEEIKAKTVMQREKFGVESGRAEGEEAVIEDQYQLGQMEQRRQNDGGKIEWMGTLLREMIERGVVPKRRLSDNL; from the exons ATGCCTCGAGTTGTAGTGACACCAGAACAGAGACAACGACAAGCTCAAATCGCAAGTATGGCAGCCAACTGTATATTCTGCAAGATCATTAAGG GTGACATCCCATCAATGAAGCTCTTCGAGAGTGAGAAGACACTGGCATTCCTCGATATCAATCCTTTAGCGTAC CTCGTAATCCCCAAACACCACGGCGCCAAACTCCTCGACATCCCCGACGAACACCTCTTCGAGCTCCTCCCCGTCGCCAAAAAGATCGCCAACGCAACAGGAGTAGAGAACTACAACATTCTACAGAACAATGG ACGCGCAGCCCACCAAGAAGTAGACCACGTCCACTTCCACTACATCCCCAAACCCAGCCCAGAAGAGGGCCTACAGATCGGATGGCCACAGCAGAAGCCTGATATGGAGATGCTTAAGAAGTTGTTGGAGGAGATCAAGGCGAAG ACTGTCATGCAACGCGAGAAGTTCGGAGTCGAGAGCGGGCGGGCGGAAGGAGAAGAGGCGGTGATAGAAGATCAGTATCAATTGGGGCAAATGGAGCAGAGGAGGCAGAACGATGGTGGGAAAATTGAGTGGATGGGGACATTACTCAGGGAAATGATTGAACGAGGTGTTGTGCCGAAACGTCGTCTCTCAGACAATTTGTAG
- a CDS encoding Mitogen-activated protein kinase kinae kinase MCK1: MISGRHRSSSNRSTPDESHRSTPAHLRGAHQLVVPGNGNGRLVLHDIPATNTLTAHATSLLRPQGASDSPDPSIASIPPPSTSPRPRAHTYADPSMNQGRATPSTPGTTMQQSQWAAPGARHVSESQRAGQGYIPPPPPPQQPQPQAGMAFPPPPPRMPMSATQQHAPFVPPPPGQPNTYWNRAHQAAYPPPPPQTQPREPRAYDPSLYFEYANLPPLNDNAPLTSATYIPDGGSFGPGVGIPPLHTPSAMPSRPAAHSTHQSYYRGQSQDFTSTNDVWQHYGNEPTFRQQDTGAWYNHNQSHNHSNIQFQQQPPLQSQSVPPQLNTMPPPTPTAGRQKTLILPAKETEQHTSPADASRGAFSQHLAQNNDSASNRDHSSSGDTPASPHDHNWPAERVQIWLAAHAFSKEWQSAFQQLNVHGTQFLDIGGRDRNRNIGFVPQTLLPQVARMCTANGVVWDQNREREEGRRLRKLVRDVVKNGGAATPSTAATSSTTSLPLHNTTRRDSNQCTKSAGTDAGGMESSPNLTRNDTFGSTPNTADGGDNSPGSGLPIPTHTKKVPGSRSVTLDSFTNSLNDTERAEYSRSALRNLNEMRKHASPSGSTGDLSATNQNFRASPQQSPGLISARPSSNAGHTRFPSGSSHYRGPSSDTNIQQHSNANAGRFYAGLSSNSENDVTKHAGEDSVSDRRNGHDGSRPPPTDSSLRGSSRDTPASAKEHKGLWEKFRRNRKKDDHPSPDEEHGPVSPNLMRHPYGGKGGPATSDISLNERPALRKEQHLSVGSSDYVSALPRGRPQAREGDKKFIFVTPDGWNYRLIDITEVETADQLKTVICFNLGVPETPDLSIHITAPGKIEHEEGLTDDMLMNVRSKLASPTGDLKLFVRVPGDMPQPPESAGLGLSVLPTSPFSKATFGVNAMDEATRRRLQDQDTGSPSTIRSDGSTLVPEKAAQLLNLPKDGDSRQPEVQAIYQESMLQQDFQKLPYEQQQALLAARAEQHRRDTERKQQFYKAKRESMTLLDANGKRVHNFDSPRHAPYDLDRQFGSRPVSSESYNDERKADGFQPMRRPPPVPEPTSTLVKANSLTKKQGPTTRTSWNNRKEEPWKRISSGSLPEEEGKRPSSRGIGAALAGAGKAAGAIAAPNSAPAGGPPLVPSALQKSTTAPDLLAGDESHQRALAGINFNRSASGGRSSPGNGTPRSPFTTRSKGGQMFNVPAYNEDDEEDDEDTLKASQRPQLSIRLPSNPMLAKLQAQGRSHSPDLSPSSSHPPPSSSLNRMMSKRGPQFDVPEHEPDFAPSPNIGAFDSEDDDSDDGLFAIPLAKQKEEKKVPETPSQRKAKKILGVTGTESPRRSPNRPELKISTTRPNVNVKFESPKNPPLDKLTGGGLTDMELMGASAPFDPQSASSPGMTDSPDWPAPFGVNRRDSFAGEFRPPVEDIAERLDNFFPNVDLDQPMGEGEEGAENSPLTSDKSTDKSTLKSQPSSSELSVNISRTTTPASSVENMSILDSEGSTLKAGTVAERSMRKSGGLGRTKSIRDVVKNNYSHLGGPSHHPSLSSSTFSSRVPSTVGMPAPGLPVHTPLPNNRISTLKNDNAGIVRRKSTKMFGAKIEQVKPQRGSRLITNLDTIPQDTIPIGNVQHIKPERQPTFKWMRGQLIGKGTFGRVYLGMNTTTGELLAVKQVEVNPKAANTDPAKIREMVKALDLEIDTMQHLDHVNIVQYLGCERKEYSISIFLEYISGGSVGSCLRKHGRFEEPVVSSLTRQTLCGLAYLHSEGILHRDLKADNILLDLDGTCKISDFGISKRSANPYNNDITNSMQGSVFWMAPEVIRAQSQTLTAASTDGSLDVTSSAGYSAKVDIWSLGCVVLEMFAGRRPWSKEEAIGAIYKLGSLNQAPPIPDDVSTVVGPAALSFMYDCFTIDPGERPTADTLLRAPFCIFDPHYNFLDTELYAKIRGAF; this comes from the coding sequence ATGATATCGGGCCGCCACAGATCTAGCAGCAACAGATCCACGCCCGACGAATCTCATCGATCGACGCCGGCGCATCTTCGCGGTGCACATCAGTTAGTGGTACCTGGCAACGGCAACGGCCGTCTCGTCCTGCACGACATCCCCGCTACCAATACCTTGACTGCCCACGCGACATCTCTATTGCGCCCTCAAGGGGCTTCCGACTCGCCCGATCCCTCCATTGCATCCATACCGCCGCCCTCCACCTCGCCGCGACCGCGCGCGCATACTTATGCTGACCCGAGCATGAACCAAGGACGGGCCACGCCGTCTACGCCTGGAACTACAATGCAACAGTCTCAATGGGCAGCGCCTGGCGCTCGCCATGTCTCCGAGTCGCAGCGCGCAGGACAGGGCTACATCCCTCCGCCGCCACCACCACAGCAGCCGCAGCCTCAAGCCGGCATGGCGTTTCCACCGCCGCCACCTAGAATGCCCATGAGCGCAACCCAGCAGCATGCGCCCTTCGTCCCTCCACCTCCAGGCCAGCCGAACACCTACTGGAACCGTGCCCACCAGGCTGCCTATCCCCCACCACCACCGCAAACCCAACCGCGAGAGCCACGAGCATACGATCCTAGTCTCTACTTCGAGTACGCGAATCTGCCGCCCTTGAACGATAATGCTCCGTTGACGTCGGCAACGTACATACCAGATGGAGGGAGCTTTGGGCCGGGCGTGGGCATACCTCCACTGCACACGCCCAGTGCTATGCCCTCACGACCAGCGGCACATTCCACGCACCAGAGCTACTACAGAGGACAGTCGCAGGACTTTACATCCACGAACGATGTCTGGCAGCATTACGGGAACGAGCCTACGTTTAGACAGCAAGATACGGGAGCATGGTACAATCACAACCAGAGTCACAACCACAGCAATATTCAGTTCCAGCAACAGCCTCCACTCCAATCGCAATCTGTGCCTCCACAGTTGAATACTATGCCACCGCCGACACCGACAGCCGGCAGGCAAAAGACATTGATTCTGCCTGCGAAAGAGACGGAACAACACACTTCGCCAGCAGATGCGAGCAGGGGCGCCTTCAGCCAGCATCTTGCTCAGAACAACGACTCTGCCTCGAATCGCGATCACTCGTCGTCGGGCGACACTCCAGCTTCGCCGCATGATCACAACTGGCCTGCAGAACGAGTTCAAATCTGGTTGGCAGCCCATGCATTTTCGAAGGAGTGGCAGTCAGCTTTCCAGCAACTCAATGTGCACGGGACACAATTCCTTGATATAGGTGGGCGAGATAGGAATCGCAACATTGGCTTTGTGCCGCAGACCCTTCTTCCGCAGGTAGCCAGAATGTGCACTGCGAACGGCGTAGTATGGGACCAAAACAGGGAGCGCGAAGAGGGACGAAGGCTGCGGAAGCTGGTTCGAGATGTGGTCAAGAATGGTGGTGCGGCGACACCTTCCACAGCAGCAACAAGCAGTACTACCAGTCTCCCGCTGCACAACACCACTCGACGTGACTCCAACCAGTGCACAAAGAGTGCAGGCACCGATGCAGGTGGCATGGAGAGCTCACCCAATCTTACAAGAAATGATACCTTTGGCTCCACCCCCAACACTGCGGATGGAGGAGACAACTCCCCGGGCAGTGGCCTTCCTATACCTACGCATACTAAGAAGGTACCAGGCAGCAGATCCGTCACACTGGACTCTTTTACGAACTCGTTGAACGACACTGAAAGGGCCGAGTACTCACGTTCAGCCCTTCGCAATCTGAACGAGATGCGGAAGCATGCCTCTCCTAGCGGCAGTACCGGCGATCTCAGCGCAACGAACCAAAACTTCAGAGCAAGTCCACAGCAAAGTCCTGGACTCATAAGCGCTCGACCAAGCTCGAATGCTGGCCACACTCGTTTCCCAAGCGGCTCAAGTCACTATCGTGGCCCGAGCTCAGACACCAATATTCAGCAACACTCAAACGCAAATGCTGGCAGATTCTATGCCGGTCTTTCTTCGAACAGCGAGAATGATGTGACTAAGCATGCTGGAGAAGATTCTGTCAGCGACAGGAGAAATGGCCATGATGGCTCGAGGCCTCCGCCCACGGACAGCAGCTTGCGAGGCAGCAGCCGAGATACTCCCGCAAGTGCCAAAGAGCACAAAGGACTTTGGGAGAAATTTAGACGGAATCGCAAAAAGGACGACCACCCGTCGCCGGACGAAGAGCATGGGCCTGTCAGTCCAAATCTCATGCGTCATCCTTATGGCGGCAAAGGTGGACCTGCTACATCTGACATCTCATTGAACGAGCGTCCAGCGTTGAGGAAAGAACAGCACTTGAGTGTTGGCTCCAGCGACTATGTTTCTGCACTACCGCGAGGTCGCCCACAGGCACGAGAGGGTGACAAGAAGTTCATCTTTGTTACACCAGATGGCTGGAACTACCGACTTATCGATATCACAGAAGTCGAGACTGCGGATCAGTTGAAGACGGTAATATGCTTCAACTTAGGCGTGCCTGAAACTCCAGATCTGTCCATACACATCACCGCGCCTGGCAAGATCGAACACGAGGAAGGTCTCACAGACGACATGCTGATGAATGTCCGATCAAAACTCGCTAGCCCCACTGGCGACCTCAAACTCTTCGTCCGCGTTCCTGGGGATATGCCGCAGCCACCAGAGAGTGCTGGGCTTGGGCTGTCGGTTCTTCCGACATCACCATTCTCCAAGGCAACATTTGGCGTGAACGCAATGGACGAAGCTACAAGGAGGCGACTGCAAGACCAGGATACTGGATCTCCGTCGACTATCAGATCTGATGGCAGCACATTGGTACCAGAAAAGGCCGCGCAACTGCTCAATCTGCCAAAGGATGGTGATTCCAGACAGCCAGAAGTGCAAGCGATTTATCAAGAAAGTATGCTGCAACAGGACTTCCAGAAGCTGCCCTATGAGCAGCAGCAAGCCCTCTTGGCAGCGCGAGCCGAGCAACACAGGCGTGATACGGAGCGCAAGCAGCAATTCTACAAGGCGAAGCGCGAATCGATGACGCTACTGGATGCCAATGGCAAGCGTGTACACAACTTCGACAGTCCCCGTCATGCTCCCTACGATCTGGACAGGCAGTTCGGCAGCCGCCCAGTCTCTTCCGAATCGTATAATGACGAGAGGAAAGCCGATGGTTTCCAGCCCATGCGGAGACCTCCTCCTGTGCCCGAGCCGACCTCGACATTGGTCAAAGCCAACAGTCTCACGAAGAAGCAAGGCCCAACTACTCGCACGAGCTGGAACAATCGCAAGGAGGAGCCGTGGAAGAGAATCTCCAGCGGTTCTTTACCAGAAGAAGAGGGTAAGCGACCATCCAGCAGAGGCATTGGCGCTGCATTGGCTGGAGCTGGGAAAGCCGCCGGCGCCATTGCCGCTCCCAACAGTGCTCCCGCAGGTGGTCCGCCATTGGTTCCTTCGGCCCTACAGAAGTCGACTACTGCACCTGATCTTCTGGCAGGAGATGAAAGCCATCAACGAGCTTTGGCTGGCATCAACTTCAACCGCTCTGCGTCCGGAGGCCGATCTAGCCCTGGCAATGGCACACCACGAAGTCCATTCACCACACGATCGAAGGGAGGCCAGATGTTCAATGTCCCAGCTTACAATGAAGACGATGAAGAGGACGACGAAGACACTCTTAAGGCCAGTCAAAGACCTCAACTATCCATACGCCTTCCTTCCAACCCGATGTTGGCCAAGCTTCAAGCTCAGGGCCGGTCTCACAGTCCAGACCTCAGTCCTAGCTCATCACACCCGCCTCCATCGTCCTCATTGAACAGGATGATGAGCAAGCGTGGACCACAATTCGATGTACCTGAGCATGAACCTGACTTTGCGCCATCGCCGAACATTGGCGCATTCGATTCGGAAGATGATGACTCTGACGATGGACTGTTTGCGATACCATTGGCAAAACAAAAGGAGGAGAAGAAGGTGCCAGAGACGCCTTCTCAAAGAAAGGCGAAGAAGATCCTCGGTGTGACCGGTACAGAATCTCCACGACGTTCGCCAAACAGACCAGAACTCAAGATCTCGACGACACGGCCCAACGTCAACGTCAAATTTGAATCTCCAAAGAATCCGCCCCTCGATAAGCTGACTGGCGGTGGTCTCACCGACATGGAACTCATGGGTGCTAGTGCTCCCTTTGACCCCCAGTCAGCTTCATCTCCCGGAATGACTGACTCTCCCGATTGGCCTGCGCCGTTCGGGGTCAATCGTCGAGACAGCTTCGCGGGAGAGTTCCGTCCACCTGTTGAAGACATCGCTGAGAGGCTGGACAATTTCTTCCCGAACGTTGATCTAGATCAGCCGATGGGCGAGGGTGAAGAAGGTGCTGAGAACAGCCCACTTACAAGTGATAAGTCGACCGATAAGTCGACCTTGAAATCGCAACCCTCGTCTTCGGAGTTGAGCGTCAACATCAGCCGCACGACTACGCCAGCATCGAGTGTCGAGAACATGAGCATCCTTGATAGTGAAGGGTCCACGCTCAAGGCCGGGACTGTGGCCGAGCGTAGTATGCGCAAGTCTGGTGGCTTGGGTAGAACGAAGAGCATTCGTGATGTGGTCAAGAACAACTACTCGCACCTGGGCGGACCATCACACCATCCGTCCCTATCTTCTTCGACCTTCTCGAGCCGTGTTCCTAGCACCGTCGGCATGCCAGCACCGGGACTACCGGTGCACACTCCTCTACCGAATAATAGGATAAGCACCTTGAAGAATGACAATGCTGGTATTGTGCGTCGCAAGAGCACAAAGATGTTCGGCGCCAAGATCGAGCAGGTCAAGCCGCAACGTGGCAGTCGTCTCATCACCAACCTTGATACCATTCCACAAGACACCATCCCGATCGGCAACGTGCAGCACATTAAGCCCGAGCGCCAACCAACATTCAAATGGATGCGAGGTCAACTCATCGGCAAAGGTACCTTCGGGCGTGTCTACCTCGGTATGAACACAACAACAGGTGAACTTTTGGCAGTCAAACAGGTCGAAGTCAATCCCAAAGCAGCCAACACCGACCCAGCCAAAATTCGCGAAATGGTCAAAGCTCTCGACCTCGAAATCGACACCATGCAACATCTTGACCACGTCAACATCGTCCAATACCTCGGTTGCGAACGCAAAGAATACAGCATCTCCATCTTCCTCGAGTACATCTCCGGTGGCAGCGTCGGCTCCTGTCTTCGCAAACACGGCCGCTTCGAAGAACCCGTTGTCAGCTCCCTCACTCGACAGACCCTCTGTGGTCTAGCATACCTCCACAGCGAAGGCATCCTCCATCGTGACCTGAAAGCCGACAACATCCTCCTGGACCTCGACGGAACTTGCAAGATCTCAGACTTTGGAATCTCAAAACGAAGCGCGAACCCTTACAACAATGATATCACGAACAGCATGCAAGGTTCCGTCTTCTGGATGGCTCCTGAAGTGATTCGCGCTCAATCACAGACCTTGACAGCCGCCTCTACAGACGGATCCCTCGACGTTACGTCCTCTGCTGGCTACTCGGCCAAAGTCGACATCTGGTCCCTCGGCTGTGTGGTGCTGGAAATGTTCGCGGGTCGTCGTCCGTGGAGTAAAGAAGAAGCCATCGGCGCTATATACAAACTTGGATCTTTGAATCAAGCACCTCCCATTCCTGATGATGTGTCCACTGTCGTTGGGCCGGCGGCGCTGAGTTTCATGTACGATTGCTTCACGATCGATCCCGGCGAGAGGCCTACGGCGGATACACTTCTGAGGGCACCGTTCTGCATTTTCGACCCTCATTATAATTTCTTGGATACGGAGCTTTATGCGAAGATTCGAGGTGCGTTTTAG
- a CDS encoding DnaJ subfamily C member 3, giving the protein MKLGLSSLAIGALCLSSVPGAFALPPADIDKDTPVSQLIATANANLAQGKAQEALTYFDAAISKDPSNYLTLFKRGATYLSLGKNQQASRDFDQVLTLKPGFEGALTQRAKIRSRNADWKAAKADYLAAGKKDTQDWLDLEEAEGAEKLSADAEKAGDWEACVTNAGTAIMVAGTALELRQRRAKCRLEKGEIVEALADYNHALQINSNLKEPYLQIAAMTFYSLGETDKGIKTVSKCLHNDPDNKACSRLRKSQKAIDRTLKKFKTLHEKRQYNSAVKLLIPQGEEPGLLQDVKDDIKVHREAGYIHVKAPDGLYGNLVESACECYTEMNNLKKAAPFCDEALTYNPNSLPALLSKAQRQLDADDFEPAIGTLNAAKEEHGNIQKIQDLLNKAHTLLKRSKTKDYYKVLGVDRDADERHIKRAWRKLTIQYHPDKAAKNGVTPEEAQKKMSAINEAYEVLSDPELKARFDRGDDPNDPQSGQQPFQGSPFGHGPGGQPIFMRQGGGGGGAHFKFQGGQFPFQGGFPQGFPFG; this is encoded by the coding sequence ATGAAGCTTGGACTCTCCTCGCTGGCCATTGGGGCCTTGTGCCTCTCCTCAGTACCTGGCGCTTTCGCGCTACCACCGGCCGATATCGACAAGGACACTCCAGTTTCGCAATTGATCGCGACAGCCAACGCCAACCTCGCGCAGGGGAAAGCACAAGAGGCGCTCACATACTTCGACGCCGCCATCTCAAAGGACCCCAGCAATTACCTCACACTCTTTAAGCGGGGTGCAACCTACCTGTCGCTCGGCAAGAACCAGCAGGCCAGCCGCGACTTTGATCAGGTCCTCACACTGAAACCTGGATTCGAGGGCGCCTTAACACAGCGAGCGAAGATCAGGAGTCGCAATGCCGACTGGAAAGCGGCCAAGGCAGACTATCTCGCAGCGGGGAAGAAGGACACCCAGGATTGGCTAGACTTGGAGGAGGCAGAGGGAGCGGAGAAGTTGTCCGCAGACGCAGAGAAGGCAGGTGACTGGGAGGCATGTGTCACGAATGCCGGCACTGCGATAATGGTGGCAGGCACAGCATTGGAGCTGCGGCAACGGAGGGCAAAATGCAGACTTGAAAAGGGCGAGATCGTCGAGGCTCTGGCAGATTACAACCATGCGTTGCAGATCAACTCTAACCTGAAAGAGCCGTACCTACAAATAGCGGCCATGACATTCTATTCTCTCGGCGAGACAGACAAAGGCATTAAGACAGTATCGAAGTGTTTACACAACGACCCCGACAACAAGGCCTGTTCACGACTACGAAAGTCACAAAAGGCGATTGACAGGACATTGAAGAAATTCAAGACATTGCACGAGAAGCGGCAGTACAACTCCGCCGTAAAGCTCCTCATACCCCAAGGCGAAGAACCCGGCCTCCTCCAAGACGTCAAGGACGACATCAAGGTACACCGCGAAGCAGGCTATATCCACGTAAAAGCTCCAGATGGACTTTACGGCAACCTCGTTGAATCCGCCTGCGAATGCTACACCGAGATGAACAACCTCAAGAAGGCCGCCCCCTTCTGCGACGAAGCTCTAACCTACAACCCCAACTCACTACCCGCCCTCCTATCAAAAGCCCAACGACAGCTCGACGCAGACGACTTCGAGCCCGCGATTGGGACCCTCAACGCCGCAAAGGAGGAACACGGCAACATCCAGAAAATCCAGGATCTACTGAACAAGGCGCATACACTTCTTAAGAGGAGCAAGACGAAGGATTACTACAAGGTCCTCGGCGTGGACAGAGACGCAGACGAAAGACACATCAAGAGGGCGTGGAGGAAACTCACCATCCAATACCACCCCGACAAGGCAGCCAAGAACGGCGTCACGCCAGAAGAAGCACAGAAGAAGATGTCCGCTATCAACGAGGCATACGAAGTTCTATCCGACCCTGAACTCAAAGCCCGCTTCGACCGCGGCGACGACCCCAATGATCCACAATCTGGACAGCAACCTTTCCAGGGCAGTCCGTTTGGTCACGGACCTGGTGGTCAGCCTATCTTCATGCGTCAAGgcggaggaggaggaggcgCCCATTTTAAGTTTCAGGGCGGACAATTCCCCTTCCAAGGGGGCTTTCCTCAGGGCTTCCCGTTTGGATAA
- a CDS encoding Glucosylceramidase: MPSHRLRIDGQLFRDNQNRQVTLHGINIAGDTKVPATPNVPSHVKEHFFDGDDVSFVNRPFPLSDAHSHFSRLRRWGYNTIRYIFTWEALEHAGPGKYDDDFVNFTISVLRIAKEYGFYIYMDPHQDVWSRFTGGSGAPMWTLYACGFDPHRFLAGQSALVQNMFPNPAEFPKMVWATNYQRLVAQTMFTLFFAGKDFAPKCVIDGKNIQDYLQEHFVGACQHLAQKIHDAGDLEGEVVIGYESMNEPNKGHFGHPDLNAIPKEQNLRKWTAPTAFQAMLTGLGRAVEIDTWDFGSLGPYKSGTELIDPKGTTTWLDPATWDDTKYGWKRSPDWKLGECIWAQHGIWDPSKDELLLPQYFAKRPKTGEQLDQDVFTNTNFMDFYRRYRDAIRNVWPESFMLLQPTPFEIPPEIKGTADDDKNMIFASHFYDGITLITKKWNKIWNIDVLGVLRGRYSNPAFAIKLGETAIRNCFKDQLTAIRKEGIDNMGVHPCLYTEIGIPYDMDDKYAYKTGDYSAQSAAIDANFYAVEGSGVQGMAWWTYTVNNSHYWGDQWNGEDLSLYCAEDKALPAPSYAENGSKLSLNPSSPSYSESQSESNEPVTPSSLQKTLSVEGMETSIREEKKGYRAAEAYIRPNPVMVHGTINSYGFDLKNCIFNLNITAPSSTPTDHPTEIFLPEYHFPQNDGRTHVEASGGKWEIRIIDVGPESEGATQQVLRWWHGEGEQKVKVTGVKRKRGQVGDSAADGVVPEDSYLETYTKNCAVM, from the coding sequence ATGCCTTCACATCGCCTGCGAATCGACGGCCAGCTCTTCCGCGACAATCAGAACCGCCAAGTCACGCTTCATGGCATCAACATAGCAGGCGATACCAAAGTCCCAGCGACACCTAATGTACCATCTCACGTGAAAGAGCACTTCTTCGACGGCGACGATGTCTCCTTCGTAAACCGACCCTTTCCTCTTTCCGATGCACATTCGCACTTCTCGCGACTACGACGATGGGGCTACAACACAATACGATATATCTTCACCTGGGAGGCGCTGGAACACGCCGGACCAGGAAAGTACGATGACGACTTTGTAAACTTCACGATATCAGTATTACGGATAGCGAAAGAGTATGGTTTCTACATCTACATGGACCCGCATCAGGATGTCTGGAGCAGATTCACCGGGGGTAGCGGAGCACCAATGTGGACATTGTATGCGTGTGGATTTGACCCTCACAGGTTCCTGGCAGGACAATCGGCCTTGGTACAGAACATGTTCCCGAATCCTGCTGAGTTTCCCAAGATGGTCTGGGCGACAAACTACCAACGACTGGTTGCGCAGACCATGTTCACGTTGTTCTTTGCTGGCAAGGACTTTGCCCCGAAATGCGTAATTGATGGGAAGAATATCCAGGATTATCTGCAAGAACACTTCGTCGGCGCATGTCAGCATTTGGCGCAAAAGATCCATGACGCAGGAGATCTTGAGGGCGAGGTTGTGATCGGGTACGAGAGCATGAACGAGCCCAACAAGGGACACTTTGGACACCCAGACTTGAACGCGATACCGAAAGAACAGAACTTGCGAAAATGGACCGCCCCGACTGCATTCCAGGCGATGCTGACAGGGTTGGGCAGAGCAGTGGAGATTGATACTTGGGACTTTGGCAGCCTTGGGCCGTACAAGAGCGGGACAGAACTGATCGATCCGAAGGGTACCACAACATGGCTTGATCCCGCGACATGGGACGATACAAAGTATGGCTGGAAGCGAAGTCCGGACTGGAAACTGGGGGAGTGTATATGGGCACAGCACGGGATCTGGGACCCTTCAAAAGACGAGCTACTACTTCCACAATACTTTGCGAAGCGGCCTAAGACAGGTGAACAGCTGGATCAGGATGTGTTCACAAACACCAACTTCATGGACTTTTATCGCAGATACAGGGACGCTATCCGGAACGTCTGGCCTGAAAGTTTCATGCTACTGCAGCCCACACCGTTCGAGATCCCACCAGAAATCAAAGGCACAGCAGATGACGACAAGAACATGATCTTTGCTTCCCACTTCTACGATGGTATCACGCTTATTACCAAGAAGTGGAACAAAATCTGGAACATCGATGTGCTTGGCGTACTCCGTGGCCGCTACTCGAATCCCGCGTTTGCTATCAAGTTGGGTGAAACTGCAATACGGAACTGCTTCAAGGACCAACTGACCGCGATACGGAAAGAAGGCATCGACAACATGGGTGTGCATCCGTGTCTATACACCGAGATTGGCATACCATACGACATGGACGACAAATACGCCTATAAGACCGGAGACTACAGTGCACAATCCGCCGCTATAGATGCCAACTTCTACGCAGTGGAAGGAAGTGGCGTCCAGGGGATGGCGTGGTGGACATACACTGTAAACAACAGCCACTACTGGGGCGATCAATGGAACGGCGAAGACCTGTCACTATACTGCGCAGAGGACAAGGCTTTACCAGCTCCGTCATACGCCGAGAACGGCAGCAAACTCTCCCTCAATCCCTCAAGCCCTTCATACTCGGAATCACAATCTGAATCGAACGAACCCGTCACACCGAGCAGTCTCCAGAAGACATTATCAGTAGAAGGCATGGAGACTTCAATCCGCGAAGAAAAGAAAGGCTACCGCGCAGCGGAAGCATACATCCGACCGAACCCCGTCATGGTCCATGGCACAATCAACTCCTACGGCTTCGACTTGAAAAACTGCATCTTCAACCTCAACATCACTGCCCCTAGCTCGACACCTACAGATCATCCCACCGAAATCTTCTTACCCGAGTACCACTTCCCTCAGAACGATGGCAGGACCCACGTCGAAGCGAGTGGTGGCAAGTGGGAGATCAGGATCATCGATGTTGGGCCTGAAAGTGAGGGCGCGACGCAGCAGGTTCTGAGGTGGTGGCATGGTGAGGGTGAGCAGAAGGTTAAGGTTACTGGAGTGAAGAGGAAGAGGGGGCAGGTTGGCGATAGTGCGGCGGATGGTGTTGTGCCTGAGGACTCGTATTTGGAGACTTATACGAAGAATTGTGCGGTTATGTAA